The Phacochoerus africanus isolate WHEZ1 chromosome 3, ROS_Pafr_v1, whole genome shotgun sequence genome window below encodes:
- the LOC125122116 gene encoding fatty acid-binding protein, heart-like, translating into MADTFMGIWKLVDSKNFDDYMKSIGVGFATRQVANMTKPTTVIEVNGNTITIKTQSTLKSAEISFKLGLKFDETTADDRKVKSIVTLDGSKLVHVQKWNGQETTLVRELVDGKLILTLTHGSAVCTRIYEKEA; encoded by the coding sequence ATGGCGGACACCTTCATGGGCATCTGGAAGCTAGTGGACAGCAAGAATTTTGATGACTACATGAAGTCAATTGGTGTGGGTTTTGCCACCAGGCAGGTGGCCAACATGACCAAGCCTACCACAGTCATCGAAGTGAATGGGAACACAATCACCATAAAAACACAAAGCACCTTAAAGAGCGCAGAGATCAGCTTCAAGCTGGGATTGAAGTTTGATGAGACAACAGCAGATGATAGGAAGGTCAAGTCCATTGTGACACTGGATGGAAGCAAACTTGTCCACGTGCAGAAGTGGAATGGACAAGAGACAACGCTTGTTCGGGAACTAGTTGATGGGAAACTCATCCTGACACTCACCCACGGCAGTGCAGTTTGCACTCGCATTTATGAGAAAGAGGCATGA